CGTTGGAATTGATGGGCATAATAGTCTAGTACCCTTTATGTGGACTGCGGCAATTCTAGCCTTTGTTGGTATAGCATTGCTGATCTTCCCAACACGTAAGAATCCAGTATTGCTGCCTATTGCCCTGTTATCAATTTTTATTGCGAACTGGATTGATAAAGGTATTGTCTTGATTTTAGCCGGCTTTGTTCCGAACTCTTTTGAGCGAGTTACGGAATACTTCCCGACAATGAACGAGCTTGCCATCGTAGTTGGGATATATGCCATTGGGGCACTGATTGTAACAGTTCTTTATAAGATTGCTATTTCAGTGCGGGAACAAAATATTTAATATTTGTAAGGTTTTTGATAATTGTTTTGAGATAGAATCTACTCAAACAATATCAAATTTTATATCACAAAGGAGGAAATTTAATTATGGCTCAATTAGTAGTAGGAGATTTAACTGTTGAACTGGACGAAGACGGTTTTCTTGAGGATTTCGCTGTATGGACTGAAGACGTAGCTAATGCACTTGCTGCAACAGAAGATGTACCAGAGCTTACAGAAGAACACTGGAAGATGATCAACTATCTTCGCGACTATTTTGATCAATTCGGTGTTGCTCCAATGGTTCGTAAAATGGTTAAAGACACCGGTTATGATCAAAAGAAAATCTATGAATTATTCCCAGCTGGTCCTGGAAAGGGAGCTTGTAAAATTGCTGGTCTTCCAAAACCAACCGGTTGCGTATAAACCATTAACTTTTGTTAAAGGGTTATGAGCTTTAGGAGAGTCTATCACAATTATGTGATTGGCTCTCTTTTTCTGTCTAAAAATGAGTACAAGTATACGTACATTTTTAAGACCTTTAAATGTCCTAAATGACTACAGGACAACTAATATCGTAGTGTATAATGATTAAGAGAAGGACTTATAGGTCAAAATGTAGAATAAATCAAAAACAAAAAATAGGGGTTGTTTAAACTGCTAAATCAAAATTATGATACAAGAATTGTTTTCTCAAAATCTTTTGATCCATGGTTTAATCTGGCTTTAGAAGAACATCTTTTGAGGGAAGTTAAACAAGGCCAAGTTATTTTATATCTCTGGCAAAATCAAAACACTGTGGTTATTGGCAGAAATCAAAATGCATGGAAGGAATGCCGTTGTACGGAATTAGAACAAGCAGGTGGGAAGCTCGCTCGCCGTTTATCCGGAGGAGGGGCTGTTTTTCACGACTTAGGGAATCTGAATTTTACCTTCATTATGGACAAGGAAAAATACGATTTAGAGAAGCAGCTCAGGGTAATCTTAGAAGCGGTAAGGAAATTTGGTATTAATGCAGAATTTACAGGCAGAAATGATTTAACAGTAGATGGCCGGAAATTCTCAGGGAATGCTTTTTATTTTGAACGGGACCGGGCTTATCATCATGGAACGATTTTGATAAATGTTGATGTTGATAAACTATCTAAATATCTTCAGGTATCTAAACAAAAGATTGTATCAAAAGGCGTAGATTCTGTCAGGGCAAGGATCGGTAACCTGAGTCTTTATCGTCCGGATATTACCATTGAGAAAATGAATCAGGCATTAATGGAAAGCTTTCAAGAACTATACGGTAAATCCTCAGAACAGCCCTTAACCATTGATAATTCCAGTTATGAGTTACAAGGCCTTTATCAAAAATATTCATCCTGGGAATGGTTATACGGCAAGACACCGAGTTTTGATATCTTATTAGAGACTCGTTTCCCCTGGGGGGGGATTGAATTAGGTTTGAGTCTTAAGAATGGAATCATCAATGAATCAAAAATCTATTCCGATGCCATGAATAGTCATTTAATTGAACGATTAGCCTCAGCCTTAATCAACCTGCCCTTAAGTAAAGAAACCATGGTTTCTTCAATTCGGGAACTGGAAGTTGATAAAGAGGATGAAATGATCATCAATGATTTAGTTACTTGGATTAATGGCGATTCCTTTACAATATAGAATAACTAAGTTAGTATTCGAACGTAAATAAAGGTGTAAAGGCTTGAAGTATTGTATTTGATAACTTACAAGCCTTCTTTTATACTACTCTGAAAAATGGAACCCGAAAGCCCCAAAACAATCTAAAGTACCCGTGGACCCGAAAGTAAGGGCAGATTCGTCCATAGAAGCGAACCCATTGCATGGAGAGGCGGTAAAAGCCCACAAGCGGCTGTGGGGAATGCGGAGCCAGGTTCACTTCTGGTACTACCCAGAGGTTTGGCACGAAAGTGTCCGGTGGACACTTTCGCCGAAGCGGCTATCTCCAAAGAGTACTTATCCGCTGAGGGTAGCTCCCGCGGCCGCGAGTGGGCGAGCCTCGGAATGCGCGGTGACGAAGACACTGTCTTCGCACGAATTAGCTTTCTTGCAGGATATGGCGAAGCTGCCCTACCCCGGAAACGGCCCTTTTCATCCTCTGCTGGTGCTGTGACAGTGGCAGGGGGGCTATCCTGAAAAGTTTATAATTTGTTAATAAACTGTTTAGGGAAATTCAAGACTCATGGCTTAGAATATATTTAGATCTTAATAATAAGGAGCTGACAAGATGAGACTTAAGAAAAAATCTGCGATGCTTATAAGCTTTACTGTCGGAACCCTGTTGTTAGCGACAACAGCCTTAGCTGATATCGCAAGCAAAAGCGGTTATGACGAGCTTAAGGATGCCATTAAATTAACAGCGGAGCAAACTAGTGAAACCTTTGATAGCTTCACCGTTGACTTTTCCTTGGTGATGAAGGATAATGGCAAAATTATAATGAACGAAAATGAAACTTTAAAGTATGACAGAAAAAAATCGGCCAAGGAAAATATTTCTTCCGGAACCAGTATTTACGGAGACAAGAACTCTTATCAATCTTACTCAGACAAAGACACAACAATTCGATATTCTGAAGAGGATCCTATTTACTATGTGACAGAGTACACTAAAGAACGGGAAGATCAAACCTTAACTAACCCGTTCAAAGAGGATGAAGCAGAAGATATAGAAAAGATTGTTGATGCCCTTGTTGGGAATCTAAAAGATCATGTTATTGTTACTGATAATTCCGATGGGAGTAAAGATCTTTCAGGATCATTGACAGAGGTGCAAATTCCTTCATTGGTTAATGCGGTAGCATCATTCCAATTAAAACAAGAATTTAATCAAAGTGGTCGTAATGATAGCAAAATGCCTCATTTAACGAAAGATGTTTTTGTGAAAGAAGTCAAAGGTACAGCCGATGTAAACAAAGATGGGATTTTGGAAAGTATCTTAGGAACCGGGGTTATTTCAGGTAAGGATGATCAGGGGAATCTTCATGAAATATCAATTGAAGCTTTAATTACGGTTTCCGATATAAACTCTACCAAAGTCGTAAAGCCGGATCTTACAGGTAAGAAAGTTGTAACTAACGTTGCGCGTGAGTATGGCAATGAAATTACAAATCCGGAGAAATTCCTTGGCAAATTTAAGAATGACATCATCATCGAGAAAGAAGGCAAGTTTGTTAAAATTGGTGAGAGATACCTTGAAATCACCCAAATTAACGCTCAGTTGGTTGCAGGTCACTATTACGAGGTATATAAGCCTGAATATGAAAATTACAAGTCTGCTACAAGTGATTTAAACTTTAAGGCAAGCTTTGATAAAGATCAAAAACAAAATGCAGAATTTGAGATTGAGACAGAATCGAAGGATAAGGTTCGAGGAAGCATATACTTAAGTGACTATGATGGAAAAGTGAACTTCAATATTAATACGGCAAGTTCACCTTACCCCATGGGCATAATGTATGATTCTACCTTTAGTCCGGATTTAGAGTAGTTCAATCGTAAATCGGCGCTGGAAAAAGACTGCCGGGATACTTCCCGGCAGTCACATTAGCTTCTTGCAATGGGGGTTAACATGGATAAAGTAATCGAGATCAAAAACCTTACCAAATCTTATGGTAATGGCCGGGGAATTGAAGATCTAAATCTGGATATTTACGAAGGGGACATTTTTGGTTTTCTGGGGCCTAATGGCGCTGGAAAGACCACTGCTATGAAAATCATGACAGGACTCATCCGGGCGGACCAGGGAGATGTTAAAATTTTAGGCCATAGTGTAACAGAAGAGTTTGAAAATGCAATGGCTCAAGTGGGCTGCCTAATTGAGATCGCCGAGTCCTACCAATTTTTAAGTGCCTTCGATAATTTGAAACAGTTAGCTCGTTATTACCCTGAAATTAAACACAGCAGGATTGATGAAG
This Desulfosporosinus orientis DSM 765 DNA region includes the following protein-coding sequences:
- a CDS encoding TusE/DsrC/DsvC family sulfur relay protein codes for the protein MAQLVVGDLTVELDEDGFLEDFAVWTEDVANALAATEDVPELTEEHWKMINYLRDYFDQFGVAPMVRKMVKDTGYDQKKIYELFPAGPGKGACKIAGLPKPTGCV
- a CDS encoding lipoate--protein ligase, with amino-acid sequence MFKLLNQNYDTRIVFSKSFDPWFNLALEEHLLREVKQGQVILYLWQNQNTVVIGRNQNAWKECRCTELEQAGGKLARRLSGGGAVFHDLGNLNFTFIMDKEKYDLEKQLRVILEAVRKFGINAEFTGRNDLTVDGRKFSGNAFYFERDRAYHHGTILINVDVDKLSKYLQVSKQKIVSKGVDSVRARIGNLSLYRPDITIEKMNQALMESFQELYGKSSEQPLTIDNSSYELQGLYQKYSSWEWLYGKTPSFDILLETRFPWGGIELGLSLKNGIINESKIYSDAMNSHLIERLASALINLPLSKETMVSSIRELEVDKEDEMIINDLVTWINGDSFTI